Proteins encoded together in one Streptobacillus ratti window:
- a CDS encoding HAD family hydrolase, giving the protein MWKENIKNKIDEFIKKNKNNGHYAIFDCDNTILMNDIQFALIHYILKFKKYKTTPKMFKDFLYRNFPNEKNISDEFLEIFERAYISENTSDTYLEFLANVEDLVEYLFFKYDSFDITTIFFIDMKEEELRELIQKAINYHNSLEFSHENWIYENNISTYKTGLSISKEMAELIKEFHENNIDVYVISGSPRFQVEEVLKPLNKYIKKIYGRELEIKNDKITGEFQKESIKTFYEGKVEVIEKYIYPKYNKAPAFIAGDSMGDYHMLTEYDETEISLIIDRNRTGKFKELFELNSDRFLKQPVDETIGIFIDAEKSITL; this is encoded by the coding sequence ATGTGGAAAGAAAATATCAAAAATAAAATAGATGAATTTATTAAAAAAAATAAAAATAATGGGCATTATGCTATATTTGATTGTGATAATACCATTTTAATGAATGATATACAATTTGCACTTATTCATTATATATTAAAGTTTAAAAAGTATAAAACTACTCCAAAAATGTTTAAAGATTTCTTGTACAGAAATTTTCCAAATGAAAAAAATATATCAGATGAATTTTTAGAAATATTTGAAAGAGCATATATTTCAGAAAATACAAGTGATACATATTTAGAATTTTTAGCAAATGTTGAGGATTTAGTTGAATATCTTTTTTTCAAGTATGATTCCTTTGATATTACAACTATTTTTTTCATTGATATGAAAGAAGAGGAACTAAGAGAGTTAATACAAAAGGCTATTAATTATCACAACTCACTTGAATTTAGTCATGAAAATTGGATATATGAGAACAATATTTCTACATACAAAACAGGACTTTCAATATCAAAAGAAATGGCAGAATTAATTAAAGAATTTCATGAGAATAATATAGATGTATATGTAATTTCTGGTTCTCCAAGATTTCAAGTTGAAGAGGTATTAAAACCTTTAAATAAGTATATTAAAAAAATCTATGGTAGAGAATTAGAAATTAAAAATGATAAAATTACAGGTGAATTTCAAAAAGAAAGTATAAAAACATTTTATGAGGGGAAAGTAGAGGTAATTGAAAAATATATTTATCCAAAATACAATAAAGCTCCAGCATTTATAGCTGGTGATAGTATGGGTGATTATCATATGTTAACAGAATATGATGAAACTGAAATTTCGTTAATTATAGATAGAAATCGAACAGGAAAATTTAAAGAATTGTTTGAATTAAACAGTGATAGATTTTTAAAACAACCTGTAGATGAAACTATTGGAATTTTTATTGATGCTGAAAAAAGTATCACTTTATAA